GCGCGGAGGCGCTCAACCAACTATTGCTTAGCAAAAAGGTAAACTCACAATATCATCACTCACCGGGCGGGCACGATGGCGACTATTGGAAGAAAAATATGGAGGCTTACCTGCTTTTTTATAGTGGTACATAGAAACGAAACTTTCCATGTCGCCACACGTCTATAGAACCATCAGAAATTATCCAAATAATTCCTAAACAGGATGAATCGGAAGGTGGTTTTTATTGATGTATCGTTATGCCCCAAGTGAAGGCGTAGCTAGACTGCTTCGAAGCACCGTTGTTATTGTTCTTCTGTTAGCTATGGTTTGGGTGACCTTGCCGTTAACTGTAGCTAATGCGGAGAAACCCGTCGTATCGTCTAAGGGCTCGTCATCAAGCTACACTATTCAGGCTCCTGAAGTTACACCCAAGTGGACTGCCGTTGTAGATACAGTCGATGAAGGAGCAACGCTTGCGGAAGATGGCCTCGTTTTTGCCTTCTCAGGCAAAAAATTGATTGCAATCAACGCTACCACGGGAAAGGTTCTTTATCGTTATGGTAGCAAGCTGAAACCAACCGTCTCTTATCAAAAGGGAATCGTATATGGCGCAACTGAGGATGGGAAGGTGTATGCTTTGGATGCCAAAGCTGGTTCCACAAAGTGGCTATCCGTTTCTGGAATCGCTTCGAAAGGGAATCCTCTGCCCTTAGGAGATACAGTCTACGTCACTAAGGATAACCAGACCTATGCATTAGAGGCAGCGACAGGTAAGGTTCTGTGGAAATCTGAGGAGCCGCAAGCGGATGGAGCGGGAATCATCAGTGAGGAAAATAACGGGATTGTGTACCAGGTGTTTTCGGTCCAGGGAGCGCTTAGCTCTACTCAATTGGACGCCTTTGATAAGAAGACGGGCAAGAAGCTATGGGGACATTTTGCCCAAAGTGCGCCGTTAACCATTCGGAATGGAATCGTGTATTCCGTGGCCGACTCCTATCAGATTCCGGACGCTGGTGATCCCAATCGTAATATTACCATTAACGCGTACAACAACAAGACCGGGGAACTGAAAGAGTCGAGAGTGTATTCCTGGTCCTTGTCTGGCCAGCCTCCCTACAGTCCTTGGAGCGGTTCCACGGTATTGAATGGAAACGATTTGTACATCGCTACCGACAGTAATGTAGTGAAGTACGATTTTAATGCTTACGAAAAAGGCGGCAAACCACTTAAGCAGTGGGTTAAGCCTTCAAGCACAGAAATCACAGGCTCCGTATATAGCGAGAGGCTGTTCCTTGTTGATCAGAGCTCCGGCATTGTACAAGGACTGAAGCTATCAACTGGTCGATTGGTAGGGTGGTCGACAGATAACCCCGCAGTACAGACGGACATTTATGGAAATGGTGTGTTTATCGGTCAAAGCGACGGTGTTTTTCATGGTTATAATCTACAGACCGGGAAGCCGATATTCACTGTTCATACCGGCTCGCGGCAATACGGTCAGACGCTCAAAAGCGGAAGCACCCTTATTATTCAGACAGCAGGCAAGCTAACAGGGGTAACCATTCCAAAGTCTATATTGTAAAGTGGTTTATACCATATCGACCGCATGTGTGACTCGATTTCTTCCATTGGTCTTAGAGAAATAGAGCGCTTGGTCGGCCTTGCTGATCAAGGTTTGATCCGTATCCTCTGACTTAAACGTCGCGATGCCGATGCTCGTCGTAATACTGAGGTCTCCCATAGGTGTGGCTTCGATCTTGGCACGGTAACGCTCCGCAATAAGCTTAGCATTCTCTTCGGTCGTATTTGGAAGGATAAGCACGAACTCTTCTCCACCGTACCGAGCAACGATATCGACTTCCCTCGATTCGGCCTTAAGCAATTGAGCTAGCCCATGTAGAACCAGATCACCGACAGGATGTCCATAGGTATCGTTAATGAGTTTAAAGCGATCAATATCGATAATGAAGAGGGAAAAAGGTAATTGCGATAGCTGGAATAAGGCGATGTTAGCTAACAAGCTCTCTTGGAAAAATCGGCGGTTGTTCAGTCCGGTTAAGGCATCAGTTAATGCCATCGTCTCCAACTGGTGATTGACGTTGATGAGCTCCTGCTGCTTGATCTCGTATTCCTGGTGCAGGAGCTCAAGCTTTTTATTCGCTTCGTTCGTCGCTTGATAGAGCTCCTCCAGCTTTTTTTTCGTCTGGAGGATGTCTTTCTCGTGTTCTAGCCGCTTGCGCATTTCAACA
This portion of the Cohnella abietis genome encodes:
- a CDS encoding outer membrane protein assembly factor BamB family protein, whose product is MYRYAPSEGVARLLRSTVVIVLLLAMVWVTLPLTVANAEKPVVSSKGSSSSYTIQAPEVTPKWTAVVDTVDEGATLAEDGLVFAFSGKKLIAINATTGKVLYRYGSKLKPTVSYQKGIVYGATEDGKVYALDAKAGSTKWLSVSGIASKGNPLPLGDTVYVTKDNQTYALEAATGKVLWKSEEPQADGAGIISEENNGIVYQVFSVQGALSSTQLDAFDKKTGKKLWGHFAQSAPLTIRNGIVYSVADSYQIPDAGDPNRNITINAYNNKTGELKESRVYSWSLSGQPPYSPWSGSTVLNGNDLYIATDSNVVKYDFNAYEKGGKPLKQWVKPSSTEITGSVYSERLFLVDQSSGIVQGLKLSTGRLVGWSTDNPAVQTDIYGNGVFIGQSDGVFHGYNLQTGKPIFTVHTGSRQYGQTLKSGSTLIIQTAGKLTGVTIPKSIL
- a CDS encoding GGDEF domain-containing protein, with amino-acid sequence MSVTNKLFFHTYFYPFIQLYGHVNEIYLSFRASTQLDVPVLLNGIRQERDGEIYLDCVVVEMRKRLEHEKDILQTKKKLEELYQATNEANKKLELLHQEYEIKQQELINVNHQLETMALTDALTGLNNRRFFQESLLANIALFQLSQLPFSLFIIDIDRFKLINDTYGHPVGDLVLHGLAQLLKAESREVDIVARYGGEEFVLILPNTTEENAKLIAERYRAKIEATPMGDLSITTSIGIATFKSEDTDQTLISKADQALYFSKTNGRNRVTHAVDMV